A portion of the Hymenobacter yonginensis genome contains these proteins:
- a CDS encoding COG4705 family protein has product MKKIPEVTLLFWVMKICATTLGETAGDLLAQTLHVGYGASTLLLLGLFLAVLLGQLVARHYVPALYWAVILATSTAGTTLSDYLDRTLGLGYATGAGLLVGLLLAVLGLWWASEKSLSVSDIRTRRGELFYWTAILVSNTLGTALGDYLADSSGLGFGGGALLIGSLLAAVVGAYYLTGISRVLLFWLAFVLTRPFGATFGDLLTKPVAKNGLGFGTQGSSLILLLLLVALVAYTTWRPQVPAQTHSPRR; this is encoded by the coding sequence CTGAAAAAGATTCCCGAGGTTACCCTGCTGTTCTGGGTAATGAAAATCTGCGCGACGACCCTGGGGGAAACGGCCGGTGACCTGCTGGCCCAGACGCTGCACGTGGGCTACGGAGCCAGCACCCTGCTGTTGCTCGGGCTGTTTCTGGCGGTGCTGCTGGGGCAGCTGGTCGCCCGGCACTACGTTCCCGCCCTGTACTGGGCCGTGATTCTGGCCACGAGTACGGCCGGCACTACCCTCTCGGACTACCTGGACCGGACCCTGGGCCTGGGGTATGCCACGGGGGCGGGGCTGCTGGTAGGCCTGCTGCTGGCCGTGCTGGGGCTGTGGTGGGCGAGCGAAAAGTCCTTATCCGTGTCCGATATCCGCACCCGTCGCGGCGAGCTGTTCTACTGGACGGCCATTCTGGTGTCCAACACGCTGGGCACCGCACTGGGCGACTACCTGGCCGACAGCTCCGGGCTGGGGTTCGGGGGGGGCGCGCTGCTGATCGGCAGCCTGCTGGCCGCCGTGGTAGGCGCCTACTATCTCACCGGCATTTCGCGGGTGCTGCTCTTCTGGCTGGCCTTCGTGCTGACCCGGCCGTTTGGGGCCACCTTTGGCGACCTGCTCACCAAGCCGGTAGCGAAAAACGGGCTGGGGTTCGGCACGCAGGGCTCCTCCCTGATTCTGCTGCTACTGTTGGTGGCGCTGGTGGCGTATACCACCTGGCGGCCCCAGGTCCCCGCGCAAACCCATTCACCGCGCCGCTAA
- a CDS encoding phosphatase PAP2 family protein, with protein MYLSALWGFGRLLWRRHRQLLLGLLLGFVGPWCVFIKVAQEVWEDQGFFGDQALLELLHRTGSPGQDAVALWMARAGGMFWTPLVAAAVLLSLLLARQRRAALFFLLAVGGAGVLNLFAKLLLARARPALWVSIAPETTYSFPSGHAMGAAALALTLGVLLWPTRGRWVAVGLGTGWALLMGWSRMYLGVHFPSDVLAGWVGAVGWVGGMHLLFDRHALDLGQLWRDTRTYWLARRG; from the coding sequence ATGTACCTATCCGCACTTTGGGGCTTTGGCCGACTGCTCTGGCGGCGGCACCGCCAGCTGCTGCTCGGGCTGCTGCTGGGCTTCGTGGGGCCCTGGTGCGTGTTCATCAAGGTGGCCCAGGAAGTATGGGAAGACCAGGGCTTCTTCGGCGACCAAGCCCTGCTGGAACTGCTGCACCGCACTGGCAGCCCCGGGCAGGACGCCGTGGCCCTGTGGATGGCCCGGGCCGGGGGCATGTTCTGGACGCCCCTCGTGGCGGCGGCCGTGCTGCTAAGCCTGCTGCTGGCCCGGCAGCGGCGGGCGGCCCTGTTTTTTCTGCTCGCCGTGGGCGGAGCCGGCGTGCTGAACCTGTTTGCCAAGCTGCTGCTGGCCCGGGCCCGCCCGGCGCTCTGGGTGTCGATCGCCCCGGAGACCACCTACAGCTTTCCCAGCGGGCACGCCATGGGGGCAGCGGCCTTGGCCCTGACGCTCGGCGTGCTGCTCTGGCCCACCCGGGGCCGCTGGGTAGCCGTGGGCCTCGGCACGGGCTGGGCGCTGCTCATGGGCTGGTCGCGCATGTATTTGGGTGTGCATTTCCCTTCCGATGTGCTGGCCGGCTGGGTGGGGGCCGTGGGCTGGGTGGGTGGCATGCACCTGCTCTTTGACCGGCACGCCCTGGATCTGGGCCAGCTGTGGCGCGATACCCGCACCTACTGGCTGGCCCGGCGGGGCTGA
- a CDS encoding TolC family protein, whose protein sequence is MTIHSPLSPPVYLGATLSRRGLWLLPLLLLLAGCVSTKSTYTREHVARRLQARAGYELGPARVSSTPAPALPNLQDGLSEEETVSLALTRNPAFQADLSTLALAQADLQDAGLLANPVLTGVTAYGTSPVFLALNFASDLLWQRPGRVGAAQLETQRVAESLVSRGLLVSRDAQVAYTDITLAEERLRITREAIVMRAEVARIVRARYRVGEASELETVAPSADSLRAVDDFYRARRDAQVARLRLFATLGLDSVNADSVRFTAAPTSATTVPPLRTLLDSAYVARPDLWAARIGIEGIGKRLKWERSRVFSFVLSLNARLNDLNPVSLGPGAAIGLPIFNRNQGRISRVKAELEQASWQYLALRQTVNLDVREAYAQYEQATQSMALWERSYLPSLTDALRRSTNAFINGDFPYVQVAETTRQLLDARQRAADARADQRRALARLRYAVGGRF, encoded by the coding sequence GTGACCATACATTCCCCGCTTTCACCTCCCGTTTACCTGGGTGCTACGCTGAGCCGGCGCGGCCTCTGGCTGCTGCCGCTGCTGCTACTGCTGGCGGGCTGCGTGAGTACCAAATCGACCTACACCCGTGAGCATGTGGCCCGCCGGCTGCAGGCCCGCGCCGGCTACGAGTTGGGACCTGCCCGCGTGTCTAGCACCCCCGCCCCCGCGCTGCCCAACCTGCAGGACGGCCTGAGCGAGGAGGAAACCGTGAGCCTGGCCCTCACGCGCAATCCTGCCTTTCAGGCCGACCTGAGCACCCTGGCCCTGGCCCAGGCTGATTTGCAGGACGCCGGCCTGCTGGCCAACCCCGTGCTCACGGGCGTGACGGCCTACGGTACCTCGCCCGTGTTTCTGGCCCTGAACTTCGCCTCTGACCTGCTCTGGCAGCGCCCCGGTCGGGTGGGGGCCGCACAGCTCGAAACCCAGCGCGTGGCCGAAAGCCTGGTGAGCCGGGGCCTGCTCGTGAGCCGCGACGCGCAGGTAGCCTACACCGACATTACCCTGGCCGAGGAGCGGCTGCGCATTACCCGCGAGGCTATTGTCATGCGGGCCGAGGTGGCGCGCATCGTACGGGCCCGCTACCGGGTGGGCGAGGCCAGCGAGCTGGAAACCGTAGCCCCAAGCGCCGACTCGCTGCGCGCCGTGGACGACTTCTACCGCGCCCGCCGCGACGCCCAGGTGGCGCGTTTGCGCCTCTTCGCCACCCTGGGGCTGGACTCGGTGAATGCCGACTCGGTGCGCTTCACGGCGGCTCCTACCTCGGCTACTACCGTGCCGCCGCTGCGCACCTTGCTGGATTCGGCCTACGTGGCCCGGCCCGATTTGTGGGCGGCGCGCATCGGCATCGAGGGCATCGGCAAGCGGCTGAAATGGGAACGGAGCCGGGTGTTTTCGTTTGTACTCTCGCTCAATGCCCGCCTCAACGACCTCAACCCCGTGAGCCTGGGGCCGGGCGCGGCTATCGGCCTGCCTATCTTCAACCGCAACCAGGGCCGCATTTCGCGGGTGAAAGCCGAACTGGAACAGGCCTCCTGGCAGTACCTGGCGTTGCGCCAGACCGTGAACCTGGACGTGCGCGAGGCCTACGCCCAGTACGAGCAGGCCACCCAGAGCATGGCCCTGTGGGAACGAAGCTACCTGCCCAGCCTCACTGACGCGCTACGCCGCTCCACCAACGCCTTCATCAACGGCGACTTTCCCTACGTGCAGGTGGCCGAAACCACCCGCCAGCTGCTTGACGCCCGTCAGCGCGCCGCCGACGCCCGCGCCGACCAGCGCCGCGCCCTGGCCCGGCTGCGCTACGCCGTGGGTGGCCGCTTCTAA
- a CDS encoding efflux RND transporter periplasmic adaptor subunit: MYFPPFTSSLLVAARCLALTSLLGGAVACGNAEKPKAVSPAEVENPVKESDLTTVVITADAEKRLGIKTVAIKTDNVRATREVGGEIQAVPGQAVTIVAPVQGTLRGGASLTAGQRVRQGQTLYSLVPLPPERDLLTLDQGTTQARTQLQVAQARLNRAEELLADRAGSVRARDDARADVALAQRALADARARQGALNGNTGGGQSLPIKAPLSGVVQRVSVAPGSVVTANTVLVELAALNKVWVRVPLFVGDLRRLGKEQFVTVRPLNGGAARQARAVEAPLLSASAGTGTPGAGAAGTGTADVFYELDNTDEAFRPGERVAVDVTLGSGNSATGGTATTAALTIPAAALLYDASGGQWVYVRTNPLQYTRQRVEVQRAVGNQVVVSRGVQAGAEVVTDGAAELFGTEFGGSH; encoded by the coding sequence ATGTACTTCCCCCCGTTCACATCCTCTCTGCTGGTAGCCGCCCGCTGCCTGGCGCTGACCAGCCTGCTCGGCGGCGCGGTGGCCTGCGGCAACGCCGAAAAGCCCAAGGCCGTCAGCCCCGCCGAGGTCGAAAACCCGGTCAAGGAGTCGGACCTGACCACCGTAGTGATTACTGCCGATGCGGAAAAGCGGCTGGGCATCAAAACCGTGGCCATCAAAACCGATAACGTGCGGGCCACGCGGGAAGTGGGCGGCGAGATTCAGGCCGTTCCGGGCCAGGCCGTCACCATCGTGGCCCCCGTGCAGGGCACGCTACGCGGCGGGGCCAGCCTCACGGCCGGGCAGCGCGTGCGCCAGGGCCAGACGCTGTACAGCCTGGTGCCGCTGCCGCCGGAGCGCGACCTGCTCACCCTTGACCAGGGCACCACCCAGGCCCGCACCCAGCTGCAGGTGGCCCAGGCCCGCCTGAACCGCGCCGAGGAACTACTGGCCGACCGCGCCGGTAGCGTCCGGGCCCGCGATGACGCCCGCGCCGACGTGGCGTTGGCCCAGCGCGCCCTGGCCGACGCCCGCGCCCGGCAGGGGGCCCTGAACGGCAATACCGGCGGCGGGCAAAGCCTACCCATCAAAGCACCGCTGAGCGGGGTGGTGCAGCGCGTGAGCGTCGCGCCCGGCTCGGTGGTGACGGCCAACACGGTGCTGGTGGAGCTGGCTGCCCTCAACAAAGTATGGGTGCGCGTGCCATTGTTCGTGGGTGATTTGCGTCGTCTGGGCAAGGAACAGTTCGTGACCGTACGGCCCCTGAACGGGGGCGCGGCCCGGCAAGCCCGGGCGGTGGAAGCCCCCTTGCTCAGCGCCTCCGCCGGTACCGGCACGCCCGGGGCGGGTGCAGCCGGTACGGGCACCGCCGACGTGTTCTACGAGCTGGACAACACCGACGAGGCCTTCCGCCCCGGCGAGCGGGTGGCCGTGGACGTGACGCTGGGTAGCGGCAACTCAGCCACGGGCGGCACTGCCACAACTGCCGCCCTGACCATCCCGGCCGCTGCGCTGCTCTACGACGCGTCGGGCGGGCAGTGGGTATACGTGCGCACGAACCCCCTGCAGTACACCCGGCAGCGGGTGGAAGTGCAGCGGGCAGTGGGAAACCAGGTGGTTGTTTCCCGGGGCGTGCAGGCCGGCGCGGAAGTCGTGACCGACGGCGCGGCGGAATTATTCGGAACTGAATTTGGCGGCAGCCACTAA
- a CDS encoding efflux RND transporter permease subunit: MKWIIESALRLRLVVVTLFGVLLVAGLQVVRNTPLDVFPEFAPPYVEVQTEAPGLSTAEVEALVSVPLENALNGTPDVKKIRSKSVLGLSSVVLYFPQGIDINNARQAVQERLARVAPTLPGVARPPVMLSPLSSTSRVLKIGVSSDSLTQVKMTTLARWSIRPRLMAVPGVANVAIWGQRDRQLQVLVNPEQLRTLGLTLAEVEKAAADATTLAGGGFIDSPNQRLAVSQSSAIQSAADLAQMPVTFRNGVSLKLGEVAQVVEGFPAPIGDAVINDGPGLLLIVEKQPGANTLDVTRQVEAALNAMRPGLKGLEIDSTIFRPATFIEMSLSNLNKSLLIGCVLVVLVLLFFLYEWRTALISALALPTSLIAAALALRYSGKTIDTMVLAGLIIALGEVVDDAIIDVENIMRRLRLNHDAGSPKTAFAVVYEASMEVRSAVIYGSVIVALVLLPIFLLPGLSGAFFQPLAFAYVLAILASLFVALTLTPALALILLPKAAEKKSKDAPVVTWLKRHYARVLPGLLARPKRVAWSLTGVAVVSMLLVPFFGQEFLPNFKEYDFLMHWVEKPGTSLQAMSRITVRASKELRAIPGVRNFGAHIGRAEVADEVVGPNFTELWISVDPKVDYEQTVAKIQTVVDGYPGLYRDLLTYLRERIKEVLTGTSATIVVRIFGPDLDQLYTKAKEVGGKLEGIDGVVDLKVQQQTLVPQIQVKIKPEAAARFGLSPGTVLQAISTLVKGRKVGEIYQEQKIFDVAVWGQPAVRSDFGAVRDLLIGLPGGGAVPLREVADVQIVPTPNEITREASSRRIDVTLNVRGRDLGSVARDVQAQVDGVAFEAGYHPEILGEYAERQASQNRMALLVCLSLIGIFLVLYTDFGTIRLATLGILSLFFAVSGCLLAAFLTGGVLSLGSIVGFITVLGVAARNSIMLVSHYQHLEREEGMPFSKELIIRGSLERVSPIIMTALTSVLALLPIILAGNEPGSEIEHPMSVVILGGVITSTVLNLLGMPALYWAFGRKAGSPSDSANQ; the protein is encoded by the coding sequence ATGAAGTGGATAATAGAATCGGCGTTGCGGCTGCGGCTGGTAGTGGTCACCCTATTTGGGGTGTTGCTGGTGGCGGGCCTGCAGGTGGTGCGCAACACGCCCTTGGACGTATTTCCTGAGTTTGCTCCGCCCTACGTGGAAGTGCAGACCGAAGCGCCCGGCCTGAGCACGGCCGAGGTGGAGGCCCTGGTGAGCGTGCCACTAGAAAACGCCCTGAACGGCACGCCCGACGTGAAGAAAATCCGCTCCAAGTCGGTGCTGGGCCTCTCGTCGGTGGTGCTGTACTTTCCGCAGGGAATTGATATCAACAACGCACGGCAGGCGGTGCAGGAGCGGTTGGCGCGGGTAGCGCCTACGCTGCCCGGCGTGGCCCGGCCCCCGGTGATGCTCTCCCCGCTGTCTTCGACCAGCCGGGTGCTGAAGATTGGGGTATCGTCGGATAGCCTCACGCAGGTGAAGATGACGACCCTGGCCCGCTGGAGCATCCGCCCGCGGCTGATGGCGGTGCCCGGGGTGGCCAACGTGGCTATCTGGGGCCAGCGCGACCGGCAATTGCAGGTACTGGTAAACCCCGAGCAGCTGCGCACCCTGGGCCTGACCCTGGCCGAAGTGGAAAAGGCCGCGGCCGACGCCACCACGCTGGCCGGCGGCGGCTTCATCGACTCCCCCAACCAGCGTTTGGCCGTCTCGCAAAGCTCGGCTATTCAGTCGGCCGCCGACCTGGCCCAGATGCCCGTCACCTTCCGCAACGGGGTGAGTCTGAAGCTGGGCGAGGTGGCGCAGGTGGTCGAGGGCTTCCCCGCCCCCATTGGCGACGCCGTGATTAACGACGGACCGGGTCTGCTGCTCATCGTGGAAAAGCAGCCCGGCGCCAATACCCTGGACGTGACCCGCCAGGTGGAAGCGGCCCTGAACGCCATGCGGCCGGGCCTGAAAGGGCTGGAAATCGACTCCACCATCTTCCGGCCGGCGACCTTTATCGAGATGTCGCTCAGCAACCTGAACAAGTCGCTGCTGATTGGCTGCGTGCTGGTGGTGCTGGTGTTGCTGTTCTTCCTCTACGAGTGGCGCACGGCCCTGATCAGCGCTTTGGCGCTGCCCACGTCGCTGATTGCGGCGGCACTGGCCCTGCGCTACTCTGGCAAAACCATCGACACCATGGTGCTGGCCGGCCTCATCATTGCCCTGGGCGAAGTAGTGGACGATGCCATCATCGACGTAGAGAATATTATGCGCCGGCTGCGGCTGAACCACGATGCCGGTTCGCCGAAAACCGCCTTTGCCGTGGTGTACGAAGCTTCAATGGAGGTGCGCTCGGCCGTGATCTACGGCTCCGTTATCGTGGCGCTGGTCTTGCTGCCCATCTTTTTGCTACCGGGCCTGTCGGGGGCGTTTTTCCAGCCGCTGGCCTTCGCCTACGTGCTGGCTATTCTGGCTTCGCTGTTCGTGGCGCTGACTTTGACGCCGGCTTTGGCCCTGATTCTGCTGCCTAAGGCAGCGGAGAAAAAGTCCAAGGACGCGCCGGTGGTGACCTGGCTCAAGCGGCACTACGCCCGCGTGCTGCCCGGTTTGCTGGCCCGCCCCAAGCGCGTAGCCTGGTCCCTGACCGGCGTGGCGGTAGTGTCGATGCTGCTGGTACCGTTTTTCGGCCAGGAGTTTTTGCCCAACTTCAAGGAGTACGACTTTCTGATGCACTGGGTGGAGAAGCCCGGCACCTCGCTGCAGGCCATGTCGCGCATCACGGTGCGGGCCAGCAAGGAGCTGCGCGCCATTCCGGGCGTGCGCAACTTCGGGGCCCACATCGGCCGCGCCGAGGTGGCCGATGAGGTGGTCGGACCCAACTTCACCGAGCTGTGGATTTCCGTCGACCCCAAGGTGGACTATGAGCAGACCGTGGCCAAAATCCAGACCGTGGTGGACGGCTACCCCGGTCTCTACCGCGACCTGCTGACGTATTTGCGCGAGCGAATCAAGGAGGTGCTCACCGGCACCTCGGCTACCATCGTGGTGCGCATCTTCGGCCCCGACCTCGACCAGCTCTACACCAAGGCCAAGGAAGTCGGCGGCAAACTCGAAGGCATCGACGGCGTGGTCGACCTGAAAGTGCAGCAGCAGACGCTGGTGCCCCAGATTCAGGTGAAAATCAAGCCCGAAGCCGCCGCCCGCTTCGGCCTGAGCCCCGGTACCGTGCTGCAGGCCATTAGCACGCTGGTAAAGGGCCGCAAGGTGGGCGAAATCTACCAGGAGCAGAAGATTTTCGACGTGGCCGTGTGGGGCCAGCCCGCCGTGCGCTCCGACTTTGGGGCCGTGCGCGACCTGCTCATTGGCCTGCCCGGCGGCGGGGCCGTGCCCCTGCGCGAGGTGGCCGACGTTCAAATCGTGCCCACGCCCAACGAAATCACCCGTGAAGCTTCCTCCCGCCGCATCGACGTGACGTTGAACGTGCGCGGCCGGGACCTGGGCTCCGTGGCCCGCGACGTGCAGGCGCAGGTGGATGGCGTGGCCTTCGAGGCCGGCTACCACCCCGAAATCCTGGGCGAGTACGCCGAGCGGCAGGCCTCCCAAAACCGCATGGCGCTGCTGGTGTGCCTCTCGCTCATCGGTATCTTCCTGGTGCTCTACACCGACTTCGGCACCATACGGCTGGCTACGCTAGGCATTCTGAGTTTGTTCTTCGCCGTGTCGGGCTGTCTGCTGGCGGCGTTCCTGACAGGCGGCGTGCTGTCATTGGGTTCCATCGTGGGCTTCATCACTGTGCTCGGGGTGGCGGCCCGCAACAGCATCATGCTCGTGAGCCACTACCAGCACCTGGAGCGGGAGGAAGGCATGCCCTTTAGCAAGGAGCTTATCATTCGCGGCTCGCTGGAACGGGTGTCTCCCATCATCATGACGGCCCTCACGTCGGTGCTGGCCCTGCTGCCCATCATTCTGGCCGGCAACGAGCCGGGCTCGGAAATCGAGCACCCCATGTCGGTAGTGATTCTGGGCGGCGTCATCACCTCCACCGTACTCAACCTGCTGGGCATGCCGGCGCTGTACTGGGCCTTCGGGCGGAAGGCAGGTAGCCCGTCCGACTCCGCGAACCAGTAG
- a CDS encoding serine hydrolase domain-containing protein — protein sequence MVTKSPLRSKVLAALLLTCGGCLLSAQPVAAQSARSFRLPSPDSLHRWMQGSHVPTVGIGLIKRGRVRTVRVYGELAPGKPAPRETLFPVASLTKPVVSLTVLQLVRQGQWNLDEPLVHYWTDPDLAADPRLSQLTTRLVLSHRSGLPNWRYQLPGGKLAFLHAPGSAYGYSGEGFEYLRRALERKFGCSLQQLSDSVLLRPLRLRDTRYSWADDRLLDSTRLAVGHDARGAVLRTPKPAAPNAADGLVTTVQDYSRFGAWVIRQTSKPDSVWQAMVAPLTPTGQPNQAMGLGWEVRTITSQPDQGYLLLHSGRDEGLFTLIVLHPRTRRGLVLFTNADRGAELIIKVLRATLNLPELES from the coding sequence ATGGTCACTAAATCCCCCCTACGAAGTAAAGTCCTTGCAGCACTGCTGCTCACCTGTGGTGGGTGCCTGCTGAGTGCGCAGCCCGTAGCGGCACAATCTGCCCGCAGCTTTCGGCTGCCCTCACCAGACAGCCTGCACCGGTGGATGCAGGGTAGCCACGTACCCACGGTGGGAATCGGGCTTATCAAGCGGGGCCGGGTGCGAACCGTGCGCGTGTACGGCGAACTGGCCCCCGGTAAGCCGGCGCCACGCGAGACGCTATTTCCCGTGGCGTCGCTGACCAAGCCCGTTGTGTCGCTGACGGTGCTGCAGCTGGTGCGGCAGGGCCAGTGGAACCTGGATGAGCCGCTGGTGCACTACTGGACCGACCCGGATCTGGCCGCCGACCCACGCCTGTCCCAACTTACCACGCGCCTAGTACTCAGCCACCGGTCCGGCTTGCCAAACTGGCGCTACCAGCTGCCCGGAGGCAAACTGGCCTTCCTGCACGCGCCCGGCTCGGCTTACGGCTATTCCGGAGAGGGCTTCGAATACCTTCGCCGCGCCCTGGAGCGCAAATTCGGCTGCTCTTTGCAGCAGCTCTCCGACTCCGTGTTGCTGCGGCCGCTGCGGCTGCGGGATACCCGCTACAGCTGGGCCGATGACCGGCTGCTGGACTCCACCCGCCTGGCCGTCGGGCACGACGCGCGCGGGGCGGTGCTGCGCACCCCCAAGCCCGCGGCCCCCAACGCCGCTGATGGCCTGGTTACCACGGTGCAGGACTACTCTCGATTCGGCGCGTGGGTTATCCGGCAGACCAGCAAACCGGACAGCGTGTGGCAGGCGATGGTGGCCCCCCTCACTCCTACCGGGCAGCCTAACCAGGCCATGGGCTTAGGGTGGGAAGTCCGCACCATCACCAGCCAGCCTGATCAGGGGTATCTGCTGTTGCACTCTGGTCGGGACGAGGGGCTGTTCACCCTGATTGTACTGCATCCGCGGACCCGCCGCGGCCTTGTGCTGTTCACCAACGCCGACCGGGGCGCTGAACTCATCATCAAGGTGCTGCGGGCTACCCTGAACCTGCCGGAGCTGGAATCCTAA
- a CDS encoding nuclear transport factor 2 family protein, whose amino-acid sequence MHRFLLTGLLTCASLWVTGQTTRPARPTNSAPAAVTKPALADSLRTQIARLDAQAFAAFNAHDADRLMSFFSPDVEFYHDLGGLSNFAQTRQGFAGMFARTPDIRRELVAGSLEVYPIKGYGAIQVGAHRFCHQENGQPDCGVFRFMMVWQQQPTGWKITRVVSYGH is encoded by the coding sequence ATGCACCGATTTCTACTGACGGGTCTGCTGACCTGCGCCAGCCTCTGGGTCACCGGCCAGACCACCCGCCCGGCCCGGCCGACCAATTCTGCTCCGGCCGCCGTGACCAAACCAGCTCTGGCGGATAGCCTGCGGACCCAGATTGCCCGGCTCGATGCCCAGGCGTTTGCCGCCTTCAACGCCCACGACGCGGACCGGCTGATGTCGTTTTTCTCGCCCGATGTGGAATTTTACCACGACCTGGGAGGCCTGAGCAACTTTGCCCAGACCCGGCAGGGCTTCGCCGGTATGTTTGCACGTACGCCCGACATCCGCCGGGAGCTGGTGGCAGGTAGCCTGGAGGTGTACCCTATCAAAGGCTACGGGGCTATTCAGGTGGGGGCACACCGTTTCTGCCACCAGGAAAACGGCCAGCCAGACTGCGGCGTGTTTCGGTTTATGATGGTTTGGCAGCAGCAGCCCACGGGCTGGAAAATCACCCGCGTGGTTAGCTATGGTCACTAA
- a CDS encoding helix-turn-helix domain-containing protein has protein sequence MPFAYREQYTGPSLSTWVRKFWVLDNARNDQPVHNKNVLPNSCFNLAYVTGQGLLIRNRRGELAMPTTTYFCAQARASVDVVIQPRTLVTMVQVHPWALASLTEQSLADSADGIIPLAEFLPELSPLLMPSYQLASGPAGEAAVVEHISSVLPTLVRPTEPAPLLQRACQRLQQVQGCLAIAELAQELQCSPRTLEKHFRQGLGLTPKEFTTVLRVRGVVDTLQAPGPPLPLAQVALAHGFYDQAHFIHAFRRMVQLSPGRFNVEAYLLPLTGTGY, from the coding sequence ATGCCATTTGCTTACCGCGAGCAGTACACTGGGCCTTCACTGAGCACTTGGGTTCGAAAGTTCTGGGTGCTGGATAATGCCCGGAACGATCAGCCGGTTCACAACAAGAACGTGCTGCCCAACAGCTGCTTTAACCTAGCGTACGTGACCGGGCAGGGACTGCTTATCCGCAACCGGCGGGGGGAGCTGGCCATGCCGACCACCACGTACTTCTGCGCACAGGCCCGCGCCAGCGTCGACGTGGTTATTCAGCCGCGTACCCTCGTGACCATGGTGCAGGTGCATCCCTGGGCGCTGGCCAGCCTGACGGAGCAGTCGCTGGCGGATTCGGCGGATGGAATCATCCCGTTGGCTGAGTTTCTGCCGGAGCTGTCCCCGTTGCTAATGCCGTCCTACCAGCTGGCATCGGGTCCGGCTGGAGAAGCGGCCGTGGTGGAGCATATCAGCTCGGTATTGCCCACTTTGGTCCGGCCAACGGAGCCGGCTCCGCTGCTGCAGCGGGCCTGTCAACGCCTGCAGCAGGTGCAGGGCTGCCTGGCAATAGCCGAGCTGGCCCAGGAGCTGCAGTGCTCACCCCGCACCCTGGAAAAACACTTCCGGCAGGGACTGGGGCTGACACCTAAGGAGTTTACGACGGTGCTGCGGGTGCGGGGCGTGGTGGATACCCTGCAGGCACCCGGTCCGCCCCTGCCGCTGGCGCAGGTGGCCCTGGCCCACGGCTTCTACGATCAGGCGCATTTCATCCACGCATTTCGCCGCATGGTACAGCTTTCGCCCGGCCGGTTCAATGTGGAAGCCTACCTGCTGCCGCTCACGGGCACCGGCTATTGA
- a CDS encoding replication initiation protein, with translation MPDDHLPGTTFDKRRGKWKGQYRKNGVTKSLGYFDSQLEAYEAVTKAKAETVLSPEQSEILSEVLPSYLTDSAERRQTHTIAQSNVLIDSPWAMTLLEARLFVLMLRGLRRDDPGTSRIVVPLADLVGEQPIGGRGYKLLHAALDGLDAIRIDLPMPNKQNDYHKVPLAHSLKLDSGAGTVSGYFSADVMPYLTNLVDNFTLGQVADLLSIRSVNTHRYYWLMQMWKFKSPHTVAVEELRRLTTGDVAYPQYSEYRKNVLKPSLQELNNLNFDISITENKVGRSVNSVQFHINYTGGGKLQPKQLKLQLGGAILPAKTKPDPASPQQERVATRLRKLQLTEAQIVKVLQVLPDEKDQQKLLKVTHPLLVEHETKSKHYENIGATALNMLKTAFPALYRHETEKKG, from the coding sequence ATGCCCGACGATCATCTACCTGGAACGACCTTCGACAAAAGGCGTGGAAAATGGAAAGGACAATACCGTAAGAACGGCGTGACCAAAAGCCTTGGCTACTTCGACTCCCAGTTGGAGGCCTACGAGGCAGTGACAAAGGCCAAGGCAGAAACGGTGCTGAGCCCGGAGCAGAGTGAGATACTTTCAGAGGTACTTCCCTCCTATCTCACGGATTCTGCGGAGCGTCGCCAAACCCATACCATCGCGCAGAGTAACGTACTTATCGACAGCCCCTGGGCCATGACGCTATTGGAGGCCCGTCTGTTCGTGCTCATGCTTCGAGGTCTACGCCGCGACGACCCCGGCACCTCCCGGATCGTGGTGCCGCTGGCCGACTTGGTGGGTGAGCAGCCCATCGGGGGGCGCGGCTACAAGCTGTTGCACGCTGCGCTCGATGGCTTAGATGCCATCCGCATCGACTTACCCATGCCCAATAAGCAGAATGACTACCACAAGGTACCGCTAGCCCACTCACTGAAGCTGGATAGCGGCGCGGGCACGGTATCCGGCTACTTCTCGGCCGACGTGATGCCGTACCTAACGAATCTAGTCGACAATTTCACACTAGGTCAGGTGGCTGACCTGCTCAGCATCCGTAGCGTCAACACGCACCGCTATTACTGGCTGATGCAAATGTGGAAGTTCAAGAGCCCGCACACGGTGGCTGTGGAAGAGCTACGGCGCCTAACCACTGGAGACGTAGCGTACCCGCAATACTCTGAGTACCGCAAGAACGTGCTCAAGCCTTCGCTGCAGGAGTTGAACAACCTCAATTTCGACATCTCCATAACAGAGAACAAGGTAGGCCGGAGCGTTAACTCGGTACAGTTTCACATCAACTACACGGGTGGCGGCAAGCTGCAGCCCAAGCAGCTTAAGTTGCAACTCGGCGGGGCGATACTGCCGGCCAAGACAAAACCGGACCCGGCCTCTCCCCAGCAGGAGCGCGTGGCCACCCGCCTGCGCAAACTGCAGCTCACCGAGGCCCAGATAGTCAAGGTGCTCCAGGTGTTGCCTGACGAGAAAGACCAGCAGAAATTGTTAAAGGTGACGCACCCTTTGTTAGTGGAGCACGAAACCAAAAGCAAGCACTACGAAAACATTGGCGCCACCGCGTTGAATATGCTTAAAACTGCCTTTCCAGCATTATATCGGCATGAAACAGAGAAAAAGGGCTAG